The Cellulomonas shaoxiangyii sequence CGCTGCCGGGGCGCAGGCAGTTCGCCTCCCACTGCGTGTTCGTCGTGCCGGGCGTCCGGCAGCGCGCGTCGGAGGTGGTGACACGCTTCTCGAAGGACGGCTTCACCGTGCTGCCGGTGCGGCGACCGCTGAGGATCGTGTCGTTCGTGCGCACCGCGCCGTCGAGCACGTCGCCGCTGGTGAAGGTGATCTCCTGGCAGTTGTAGTCGTCGCGCGTCCGTCCGGCGCTGTTCGCCTCCCAGAAGTACAGCGCTCGGTCGTACCCGTTCAGGCCGCAGGCGTCCCTGCGCGCCGCCTTCTGCGCCCGCGTGGCGCTCGAGTCGCCAGGGGCGTCCGCGTAGTCGGCGGGGTCGTACGCCTGGAAGTTCGCGGGATCACCCGACTCGAAGTCGGTGTAGTAGACGTAGTCCGTGGACCCGCCCTTGCCGACCGCGGTCTCGATGGTCCGGTGCACGCCGTTCACGCGACCCGTGACCGTGAGGAGGATCGACCCTTCCGTCGTCTTGCGGGCGGCGTCCACCGAGTAATGGAAGTGGGCAGCCTCCGGGTCCGTCTCGCCCGGCACAACCGGCACCCACCCCACGGGCGTGGTGCCGGTCCAGCCGCACGGGTTCGCCACCGCGCTCGGCCCGCGCCACGCGACGTTCGTGCAGTCGATCGTGGAGCCGTAGGCGTCCGACCGGTTCATGCGGCTGATGAACTCCTCGACTCCGGACTGTGCCGCGGCGGCGGCCGCCGCCGTGTCCTGCGTCCGCCGCGCGAGTCCCTGGCTGACGCTCACCGACGCGAGCGCCGCGAGGGACATCATCATCAGCACCATCATGGAGCCGATGACCAGCACGAGTCCGGCGCCGTCGTCGTCGCGCAGTCGCGGGGCTCCTGCGGGCGCAGATCGGAAGAGCATCACGGCGTCGCTCCCGGGTTCGGGCGCAGGATGACCTGCGAGTTGGTCAGCAGGACGCGCTGGACGAAGGTCGTCGGACGGGGGGCGACACTGACGTCGCTCATCACGGTGAGGTGCAGCTCGACCGCCAGCACCCGCTTGAGGTCGGCCGACGACAGCGCTCCGGCGGTCAGCGGTAGAACCGCCCCGTTCTCGTCGTAGTACGTGAACAGCGCCGTGCCGGTCCCCCGCACGTCGCGGGCGAGGACCTGGCTCCGGAGTCGGTCCCGGCACACCGCCGACGCGCTGGCGGCTTCGGCGTTGCAGTACGTCCACCCCGAGCTGGTCGGCGTGGCCGAGTCCGGCCGCTGGACCCTCTCGGTGAGCACGGTGCGGCCCCCGGTCGTCGTGATCGCGTAGGTCACGCGGCTCGGGCCGATGGGTGCGCTCCGCGGGTTGTCGATGTTGGCGTAGAACTGCACCCCGAAGGCTGACCCGCTCACGAAGGTGTCGGCGGAGCAGGAGGTGCAGGACGCGGACAGCTGGCTCGGCTTGATGGCGACGCGCAGCGTGCGGGTGAGGCGGTCGATGGCGCTGCGGCCGGCGTCGATCTGGTCTTGGCGAGCCACGTTCTGTGCGTTGCTGCGTTCGAAACCGATCGTCAGCGTCAGCGTGGCGATCACCACGATCGACAGGATGAACATCACCACGACGAGCTCCGACATCGTCGTCCCCGCGTCCCGGCGCAGCGCCTCGCGCGCCCGGCTCACGGCGTCACCCCGGCGGCGTTGAAGCGGAGCGTGTAGGACGGGCCGGCGCCGAGGACGTAGGGGTTACCGGCCGCGGCAGCACACCGGTTCCCCGTGCCCCCCCCGCGGAACTGGTGGCGGTAGACGTACCACCTGCCCTGATCGACCGGCCCTTGCGCGGTCGACGAGTTGACGGTCGGCAGCGGCACCGCGCCGGCGGGCGTCGTCGTCGTGCAGTTCCCGACGACAGGCGTGCGCGTGAGGATGATCTGGTAGCCCGACGAGGTCCCGAGATTGGCCGCGTTCGTCACGCGCAGGGTCACCTTGGGGAGGGCCTCCGACCAGGCGATCACGTTCGCCTCGCCGTAGGTCAGGGCCTTGGGGTAGTTGCCGGCCGGCACACCGAGGCACGCGCCGGCTGCGGCGCCGTCGGTGCGGTAGACGAACCAGTCACCGGATGGCATGAGCAGGTCACCGGCACGCGCTGCGTCGACGTTGACGGCCGTCGCCGCCTGGGCCGGGGTCGGGCACGTGGCCAGGCCGGTCGCGCGCGACGCGCTGACGGCCCAGAGCACGCCGACCGGCGGTACCGCGTCCGCGCGCAGGGTCGTCGGTGCGAACGGCACCGCGCCGTTGTCGCCGGCGATGAGGGACTGGGCGGGTCCGGCCGCGCAGTCGAACCCAGGACCGGAGGCGTAGAACGCCCAGGGACCGGGCATGACCTCGACGCCGTCCGGGTCGACGTCGCGGGCCGACGGGTCCGTGCACGCGATGCCGCTCGGCACCGCCCGCAGCGTCGACGCACCGGGGGGGAGGCCAGTCACGACGGCGCGCGCGAGCTCCAGCACGACGTCGAGCTCACCGGATGCTCCGGGGGCGAGCGTCACGGTCGGGTACCCGTCGCTGGGCGGGGCGCTGCCGAAGTAGGCGCCGTAGAGGGTCGGCCACAGCCCGCTGAGCGTGGTGACGGCGCTCGACACGGGGATCGACCTGCTGGCCGACGCCCCCGTCGACTCGGTGGCAACCACCGTGATGGCGCGGTTGAGGAGGTCGCCGTCGGGGAACAGGCTGCCGTCGGGGCTGACGACGCGGACAGTCAGGGTGGCGGCGCGGTCGTACGCGAAGGGCACCGTGCTGCTCAGGCGGCCGGGCAGGAGCGAGCCGGTCGTCTTCTCGGGATTCGCCGAGCCGTTCACGTCGACGTAGCCGGTGTCCGTGAGGCGGACCGTGTAGTTGCTGCCCGTGGTCGACGGGTTGACCGCCACGACCGCGCAGCCGACGTCGTCGGTGAGGCCGCTGCGGGTCTCGGCGCCCCCGGTGACACGCACGGCACGGCCCGGGCTGACTCGTCCCTTCGAGTCGACGACCCTCACCGCGACGAAGGAGGCGGTGGTGGCGACGCCCGTGCCCTTGGGCGGCGCGAGCTGGATGTGCGACACGACCGGCTTCGTCGACCCCATGCCGACCCAGCTGACCGAGACCGTCACGCCGAGCGTCGGGTGGTCGACGAGCGAGCCCCCCTCGCACGCGGAGCGGCCCGGACCGGTGACGTTCCACGCCGCGGAGCGGGTGACGGTGTACCGCTGGCTGTCCACGACGAGTGGCTGGCCGGCGACCTGCCCCGGCAACGGGTGCGGGTTCGACACGACGCCGGCCGCGGCGAGCTCGATCGGCGCGGTGGTCGTCCGCGCGAACTCCTCGCGGACGAAGTCGATCTCCCGCGCGGCGAGGCTCGCCGCGGCGGTCCGTGACCGGCTGTCGACGTTGGCGTTCTGCGTCTGCATGATGACGCCGAGCACCGCGGTCGAGAGGATGCCGAGGATGACCGCCGCGATGACGACCTCGAGGAGGCTCATGCCGTCGTCGCCCGCGAGGCGGCGGTGCGGTCCCGTGCGTGCCATGCGCGCTCCCGGTGCTCGTCGTCGGTCATGCGGGTGGGGCGGGGGACGTCGTCCCCCGCCCCACCCGTCGTGCGCTACGTCGGCCGGATCACTCAGCAGCAGCTGTCGGGCCGGTGACACCCGTGGCGGCGTTGTAGACGTAGGTGGCGTTGTCACCCTCGGTACCACCGTCGAACGTCAGCGTGATCGAGAAGTCCGTGCCGTTCGCCGTCGCGGCGGGGCTCGTGACCTCGAACTCGTCGTTGCTCATCGGGACGATGATCGGCTCAGCGCCCTCAGCCGAGAGGTCGTCGCTCGCGAAGACGTACTGGCCCTCGGTCGGCGTGATGGTCACGGCAGCGTCGTTGTCGATGTAGTACGTCGCGAGCTGCTTCGCGATCGCCGAGACGTCCGCCTGGGCGGCCTGGTCCACAGCCTTGCGGCTCTGGTTCAGGAACACCGGGATGGCGATGGCCGAGAGGATCCCGATGATGATGATGACGACGAGGAGCTCGATCAGGGTGAAGCCCTGGTCGTTCTCCTGCTGGGCCTTGCGGATGCGTGCGATCACGAGTCGCTCCTGGCGTGAGTGAGGTTCAAGCGAAGTCGGCGAATGCCGGTTCGGGTCGTGCAACCGAGACATCGGTGCAGGTCAGCCAGCTCTTGAGTGCTTGCCCGATTCGCCCCGGGACTTCACCCGACCGGAGCAGCACCGTGAGGTGCGTCAGCCCACGAGGTCGAACATCGAGAAGATCGGCAGGTAGAGCGCCACGATCATTCCGCCGACGACACCGCCGATGACGACGATCATGAGCGGCTCGATGAGGCTCGTCAGCGCGTCGGTGGTCGCCTCGACCTCCTGGTCGTAGAAGTCGCTGATCTTCTCGAGCATGGTGTCGAGCGC is a genomic window containing:
- a CDS encoding prepilin-type N-terminal cleavage/methylation domain-containing protein — encoded protein: MIARIRKAQQENDQGFTLIELLVVIIIIGILSAIAIPVFLNQSRKAVDQAAQADVSAIAKQLATYYIDNDAAVTITPTEGQYVFASDDLSAEGAEPIIVPMSNDEFEVTSPAATANGTDFSITLTFDGGTEGDNATYVYNAATGVTGPTAAAE
- a CDS encoding type IV pilus modification PilV family protein, whose translation is MARTGPHRRLAGDDGMSLLEVVIAAVILGILSTAVLGVIMQTQNANVDSRSRTAAASLAAREIDFVREEFARTTTAPIELAAAGVVSNPHPLPGQVAGQPLVVDSQRYTVTRSAAWNVTGPGRSACEGGSLVDHPTLGVTVSVSWVGMGSTKPVVSHIQLAPPKGTGVATTASFVAVRVVDSKGRVSPGRAVRVTGGAETRSGLTDDVGCAVVAVNPSTTGSNYTVRLTDTGYVDVNGSANPEKTTGSLLPGRLSSTVPFAYDRAATLTVRVVSPDGSLFPDGDLLNRAITVVATESTGASASRSIPVSSAVTTLSGLWPTLYGAYFGSAPPSDGYPTVTLAPGASGELDVVLELARAVVTGLPPGASTLRAVPSGIACTDPSARDVDPDGVEVMPGPWAFYASGPGFDCAAGPAQSLIAGDNGAVPFAPTTLRADAVPPVGVLWAVSASRATGLATCPTPAQAATAVNVDAARAGDLLMPSGDWFVYRTDGAAAGACLGVPAGNYPKALTYGEANVIAWSEALPKVTLRVTNAANLGTSSGYQIILTRTPVVGNCTTTTPAGAVPLPTVNSSTAQGPVDQGRWYVYRHQFRGGGTGNRCAAAAGNPYVLGAGPSYTLRFNAAGVTP
- a CDS encoding type IV pilus modification PilV family protein, translating into MSRAREALRRDAGTTMSELVVVMFILSIVVIATLTLTIGFERSNAQNVARQDQIDAGRSAIDRLTRTLRVAIKPSQLSASCTSCSADTFVSGSAFGVQFYANIDNPRSAPIGPSRVTYAITTTGGRTVLTERVQRPDSATPTSSGWTYCNAEAASASAVCRDRLRSQVLARDVRGTGTALFTYYDENGAVLPLTAGALSSADLKRVLAVELHLTVMSDVSVAPRPTTFVQRVLLTNSQVILRPNPGATP